Part of the Calditerrivibrio sp. genome is shown below.
AGATAAATGATCAAAAACAAAACAAAAAGGGAACCCATAAATCCAAACTCCTCACTGATAATCGCGTACACAAAATCTGTGTGAGCTTCTGGCAAGAAAAAAAGTTTTTGGGAGCTATTACCCAGCCCTTTGCCTGTTATTCCTCCACTGCCGATTGCCACAAGTGACTGTATCAACTGATACCCCAAAGTATTTTTATACTCCCATGGGTTAAGGAAACTAACGATCCTTGCTTTTCTATACCCCGCCATCAAAACAACAGTAACAGCTATGGGTATAAGTATAAACACCACATAAAATATGTACTTTTTATCCATCCCACCTATAAAGAGTAGAATAATGCTCACAGACAGGATTAACACCGATGTTCCAAAATCTGGCTCGGCTACGATGAAGGAGATCATTATACCGAGCATAACACTTGCAGGGAAAAGCCCCCTTGCAAAGTATTGTATCTTATCCTCTTTTTTATCTAAATAATGAGCAAAATAGAAAACGGTCACTATCTTAGCAAGCTCCGATGGTTGAAAACTGAATATCGGTAGAGGTATCCATCTATTGGCACCATTTACAGGTTTAAAAAAGAATACCATGACTAATAGTGTAAGTGTGGTAAAGTAAAGTACCGGAATATACTTCCTGTAGGTTTCCAGTGAAATCCTGTAGCCTATATACATAAAAATTAGCCCCAATATCGCTGCAGTAAGCTGTTTGAATAGAAAATAGTATTCCATCTTCCCTATTCTATTAGCCTGGAGGGCACCGATTGAGTAAACATAGAGGAATCCAACGATGATCAACATAAATGCCACAGATATAATCTGAATCCGTTCATCTCTCAAACTAATCATCGCTTTTTTCAAACCCCTTTACTAAGGTTTTAAAATACCTACCCCTTTCCTCAAAGTTTTTAAACTCATCAAAACTTGCACAGGCTGGTGAAAACAATACCGTCCCAACCTTCGTCAACTCCTTTGCAAGTATCACGGCATCTTTCAACCTCTCAACCAGCTCTATCCTACTTTTGATTCTACCCTTCAAAGCATTATATATCTTGCCCCCAGATCCACCAAAACATATAACAAGGGAACATTTATTGTCTATTTCATCCACAAGTGTAGTAAAATCACCATCTTTATCTTTACCACCCAGTAAAAGTGTAGTTGGGTATGAAGAGCTTTTAAGCGCAGTAAGAGTTGAATCGACATTTGTACCCTTAGAATCGTTTATATATTTTACCCCATTAACAGTGCCCACATATTCACATCTATGCTCCAATGCAGTTAAATTTTCAACGAGATGGGTAATATCCCCCTTAAATGCAGCTACAGTATCAGCCATCAATATAGCAAATGCCAAATTTATAAGGTTATGAAAACCAAACAGCCTATATCCTCTTATGTCAAGATAAAAATCACCAAACTCTAACCTATTATCCAGCAGTTTAGGCCATTTTCTTAGTTTTGGATCAACAGAGATATATTTAACATCTGAAAAATACCTATTCCAACCCTCATTCTCTTCTAAATAAACAACCTTTTTGGTAAAATCTGCTATACGTTTTTTAGAAAGAATATATTTTTCCATACTACCGTATCTATCCAAATGATCAGGGGTAATATTCGATATACACGAAGAGTAAAATTCAAATATTTTAAGTAGATCCAGTTGAAAAGAACTCACTTCAACAACATATATTTCAGGATCATTCTCCAAATACATATCACCTAAAGTGACACCTATGTTGCCACAATACTCAACGTTATAACCAGCATTCTTAAGGATATTAGCAGTTAAAAAAGTAATAGTAGATTTACCATTTGTTCCTGTGACCCCTAAAAGAGTTTTATTTTTAATAAATTCATAAGCTAATTCCAATTCACTGGTTACTTTATCCATATCTACTCTTAACTTTGAGGGATCAATACCCGGACTTACCACAATCATATCATACTTATCATCAAACTCTGATAGTTTCTGATAACCAGGGATATTGTCATCATAGATAGTTATCTCTTTAGTACCTTTTTTGAGTAAAAGTTTTTCAGCTGTTCTTCCGCTTTTACCAAACCCAAGTATAGCAACCTTCATCATCACCTCAATTTAAGGGTACTTAAAGCCAGCAATGCCAGAACAAAGGATACAATCCAAAACCGCACTATTATTTTTGGCTCACTCCAGCCCTTTAATTCGAAATGATGATGAATAGGAGCCATCCTAAAAAGCCTTTTCCCTTTTGTCATTTTAAAAAAGCCCACCTGAAGTATAACCGATATTGTTTCTAAAACAAAAACTCCACCAACTATTGCAAGAACGATCTCCTGTTTTACAATTACAGCCACAGTGCCCAGTGTAGCCCCCAAAGGGAGACTCCCCACATCGCCCATAAACAGGGATGCAGGATATGCATTAAACCATAAAAACCCCAAACCAGCACCCACCATAGCACCACAAAAGATCGAAAGTTCACCAGCACCTTTTACATTTAAAATCTGTAGATAAGCTGCTATCTTGGCATGTCCAGCAACATATGCAAAGATAATGAACGTACCAAACGCTATTACCGTAGGCATAATAGCAAGACCATCCAGTCCATCCGTAAGATTGACTGCATTTGAAGTCCCAACTATAATAAAAACACCCAGTAATATATAAAAATAGCCCAAATCAATCACAAAATTTTTAAAAAACGGAAATGCCAGCTTATCCGCATTACCTGAAGCATCCACATAATCCACCAGCAAAACAGCGATTGTACCCACTAACAGCTGCCCATAAAACTTCACCTTTGGATGAAGCCCCTCTGGGTTCTTTCTTATTGTTTTTATATAATCATCAAAAAATCCAATAGCCCCTGTACCTACCATAACAAATATAACAATCCAGACATAATAGTTTGTCAAATCTGACCACAGTAAGGTAGCGATAACTGTGCTCAACAATATTCCCAGACCACCCATCGTCGGAGTGCCTTCTTTCTCCTTATGTCTCTCAGGCTCATAACCTTTTGTCTTCTGTGAGAGCTGGAGACTTTTAAGCAGTTTTATCAGATAAGGTGTAATAATAAGACTTATTAGTAATGCAGTAATTATTGCGTACGCCGTTCTAAAGGTAATATATTTAAATACATTGAAAACTGAAATATACTGACTTAAAGGATACAAAAGATTATAGAGCATTTTTCACCTTCTTTATATATTCTACTATCTCCTCAAACCTTTTACCCCTTGATGCCTTTACTAAAAATACACCATCATCCTTATAAAGCTTTTCATCAAACAACATCTGTTTGTCCCTAAATACCATTACGTTGTCTAACCCCTTAAAAGATTCATACCTTTCACCTACAAGATAAAACCTTATACTACTCTGCTCCCCTACAACCTTTTTCAACTCCTCATAAAGTTTATCCTCAAAACCATCTATCTCAGCCATCTCCCCCAATATTGCCCATTTGTTTTCACCAAAAGAACAAAGGTTCTTTATTGCACTCACCATTGCCTCAAATCCAGCATTATAGCTATCATCGATTATAATACTATTACCAACTTTGATAATCGAACCCCTTCCCTCCACAGGAGTGAAAGCTAATAACCCCCTGTATATCTCCTCATAATGAAGCCCCTCATCTAAAGCAATACCTATAGCTGGCAAGGCATTTAGTGCAAAATGTTTATATGGGTGATGAATACAAAAACTGTACTTAACACCACGATAGCTAACAATAAAATTAAGATCACCATCTGTAGTAATTTCTTCCAAATATATATCTGATCCCTTGTTAAAACCAAATTTTTTAGTATTTTTAGGTAGCTTAATACCCTCCACCTCAATACCATCATGTATCCATGCTATACCATCCCCCACCAGATAATCCAATAGAGATAATTTCTCTTTTCTTAGATGGGCAATGTCCCCAAAACGACCTATATGAGAATGCCCTACGTTTGTGACCACAGCAACATCAGGCCTTAAAATACTTGAAAGGAGAGCTATTTCACCAGGATTATTGGTACCTATCTCAAAAACAGCTATTTCACTATTATGATCGATATTAGAAGTCACTATAGCAATACCTAACTCATTGTTGTAGTTTTTGTAAGCCTCATAAACATTAAACCTATTAGAAAGGACTCTTGCTATAAGAGCTTTTGTGGAGGTCTTACCCACACTGCCAGTAATAACAATCTTTTTACCTTTATACAAGCTCAGATTATAGTCAGACAACTGTTTTAGTGCTAAAAACCCATCTCTTACTAAAATAAGTTTTTTTGATCTATCATAAAACCTTTCATCAGAGATCAAACAGCAAATAGCACCCTTCTCAAACGCCTGATCAATATACAGATGGCCGTCAGTTTTTTCCCCCTTTAAAGCAACAAATATATCACCCCTTTCCACTTTACGACTATCGATGGTCACAGAACCATACTCTACAAACTCTAAAGTAGTAGAAACACAATTTTTGAATACATCACGTACACTAATGCGCTTCAAACTCCACCCCTAAATTTTTTGCCACCTCTTCTCTATCATCGAAGTGGTATTTAGTTTTACCTATGATTTGATAATTTTCATGCCCTTTACC
Proteins encoded:
- the mraY gene encoding phospho-N-acetylmuramoyl-pentapeptide-transferase, translating into MLYNLLYPLSQYISVFNVFKYITFRTAYAIITALLISLIITPYLIKLLKSLQLSQKTKGYEPERHKEKEGTPTMGGLGILLSTVIATLLWSDLTNYYVWIVIFVMVGTGAIGFFDDYIKTIRKNPEGLHPKVKFYGQLLVGTIAVLLVDYVDASGNADKLAFPFFKNFVIDLGYFYILLGVFIIVGTSNAVNLTDGLDGLAIMPTVIAFGTFIIFAYVAGHAKIAAYLQILNVKGAGELSIFCGAMVGAGLGFLWFNAYPASLFMGDVGSLPLGATLGTVAVIVKQEIVLAIVGGVFVLETISVILQVGFFKMTKGKRLFRMAPIHHHFELKGWSEPKIIVRFWIVSFVLALLALSTLKLR
- the murD gene encoding UDP-N-acetylmuramoyl-L-alanine--D-glutamate ligase — protein: MKVAILGFGKSGRTAEKLLLKKGTKEITIYDDNIPGYQKLSEFDDKYDMIVVSPGIDPSKLRVDMDKVTSELELAYEFIKNKTLLGVTGTNGKSTITFLTANILKNAGYNVEYCGNIGVTLGDMYLENDPEIYVVEVSSFQLDLLKIFEFYSSCISNITPDHLDRYGSMEKYILSKKRIADFTKKVVYLEENEGWNRYFSDVKYISVDPKLRKWPKLLDNRLEFGDFYLDIRGYRLFGFHNLINLAFAILMADTVAAFKGDITHLVENLTALEHRCEYVGTVNGVKYINDSKGTNVDSTLTALKSSSYPTTLLLGGKDKDGDFTTLVDEIDNKCSLVICFGGSGGKIYNALKGRIKSRIELVERLKDAVILAKELTKVGTVLFSPACASFDEFKNFEERGRYFKTLVKGFEKSDD
- the ftsW gene encoding putative lipid II flippase FtsW, producing MISLRDERIQIISVAFMLIIVGFLYVYSIGALQANRIGKMEYYFLFKQLTAAILGLIFMYIGYRISLETYRKYIPVLYFTTLTLLVMVFFFKPVNGANRWIPLPIFSFQPSELAKIVTVFYFAHYLDKKEDKIQYFARGLFPASVMLGIMISFIVAEPDFGTSVLILSVSIILLFIGGMDKKYIFYVVFILIPIAVTVVLMAGYRKARIVSFLNPWEYKNTLGYQLIQSLVAIGSGGITGKGLGNSSQKLFFLPEAHTDFVYAIISEEFGFMGSLFVLFLIIYLFITIYRIGMKHYDKYKRFLTLGFGFMFIIQSLMHIGVTVGLLPTKGITLPFVSYGGSALICQMFILGVLLRSAEESK
- a CDS encoding UDP-N-acetylmuramoyl-tripeptide--D-alanyl-D-alanine ligase, whose protein sequence is MKRISVRDVFKNCVSTTLEFVEYGSVTIDSRKVERGDIFVALKGEKTDGHLYIDQAFEKGAICCLISDERFYDRSKKLILVRDGFLALKQLSDYNLSLYKGKKIVITGSVGKTSTKALIARVLSNRFNVYEAYKNYNNELGIAIVTSNIDHNSEIAVFEIGTNNPGEIALLSSILRPDVAVVTNVGHSHIGRFGDIAHLRKEKLSLLDYLVGDGIAWIHDGIEVEGIKLPKNTKKFGFNKGSDIYLEEITTDGDLNFIVSYRGVKYSFCIHHPYKHFALNALPAIGIALDEGLHYEEIYRGLLAFTPVEGRGSIIKVGNSIIIDDSYNAGFEAMVSAIKNLCSFGENKWAILGEMAEIDGFEDKLYEELKKVVGEQSSIRFYLVGERYESFKGLDNVMVFRDKQMLFDEKLYKDDGVFLVKASRGKRFEEIVEYIKKVKNAL